The Cryptomeria japonica chromosome 6, Sugi_1.0, whole genome shotgun sequence genomic interval tggatcaattagtcattgttcctcgtcaattggcgcatttatcaatcaaatcgtttgtcagcattggtcctattgttaatcagaatcatgatcgaatcgacatcaattatcttttgtcaagacctaattgtcatccttgcatttctaattctccctctaggttaaataatttatttatttatcctaagtcttcttgtcacaattaaatagttatttaattggctaattaattctttcctctttttgtgaattaattaatgaatgaaaaattattaattaatttacttaattttcatcaatttctaatttcctaatttccaagtcatcatttctaacctaattttctaatttcttctaatgactatttctatttcaaattcttgtcataatccttgcatagcaatttgtcatacacttgtcataatttttctattcttgatttgaatttccattcaaatcaatttcacgctaatcttgtcttttctctagtttatctataaattggatgaatttcttcaatcccatttaatcactttttcgaatcaatccccgaatcaatcacgcttctagtattcttgcgctaccgtcttgtcaatcttgctttcacattatacttatgcacttgaaggtgagatctacaaaacaaagctatttgaaggagaaagaaggacaatggagaatcatggaggagacattcacgtttgcgatggtttgcatttgatttgaatgtcttgttttcatgtctctattgaatgtttgtaggttttgttgtcactgcaatttagttttgtgattgagctaggctaatgcctacttgctttgatgatttccaaattcctatctacactcTCTTTGggatcttcttcaaaattttcctaTTTATCATGGTATGCTTTAGGAGGCTTTACAAAAGATCTTTGTTCCATCTTTATCTAGATCAGTGATGTGAATGCCTTAATTGATGTATGTGCTCTAATGCTTGATACATTACACTCCATCAACATGAACTTCCTCCACCTCAAGTACAAATTCAAGAAGATCCATTAATGAAAATAGTTTTGATAAATAATATTGGTATTAAATGCACTCTCATTGATATCTATGTAACCCTTTGACCGAAACATTAAGGAAAAAACTTGacgaaacatttttttttaaagaacaacaTGTCACACTTGCATTACAACATGCACACAAACATCATATGCGACTTGGTGACACAAATGATAACAACaatgggaataacctcatcattGCACAAGCAAGGTGGCATTGTATAAGACTTAACAATCACGTGACAAAACTACTATAATGAACCTATGAGAGAGAGAACAACACCTAAACAATGAATGGATGATAAACCATGATCATGTTCTCTTGCAATGCCACACAAGAATATGATGATGGAATCATCAACCTCCAATCCACTTTAGACACACTTAACAACTCTACAACATCCACACAAGCTCACATGAATTATGGAGCGATAAGGAGCCAACACACCTCCACAAGATGACACAACTATTGATTTTTGAAACAAGGAGTAGAACAAGGGCATATTCACCTCTAGTACACTCAACAAGACCTTAGAAGACAACATCCAACTCAAGTGCCAACCTACATAAGAGGTTGCCTAACTAGGAGGTACAAACCCTCCAAATAATTGAATGATGATGGTTCACTTCAAGACAATAACGCACTTACCAATGCAAGGAGATTTCATAAGTCTTAATGTATGTAACTCATTGATGAAATGACAATTTGGGAAGACTCTAGAGGTCAAGGGCTCAAAAAAAATTTATGTATAAGGTTTCTTTAAGAAACGATAAAAAAACTTGATAAATGACAACAAATGGGTCACCAGATGACACTAGCACCTGGTGGGACACTCACACTCAAGCATATGTTTTAAAATTTAACATTGTATTTCTGGTGTGAGAGTCCCAAATTAGTGTTGTAATCATGGGCTAGCATTGGCATCTTGACTAGTGAGTAAACCCAAGCTAAGATTTATTCCCTAGGACATGTTGGACCCATAAGAACTACCAACAAGGACAAATAACCAAAATTTTACTTCAAAAATGATAAAACTTGTCTCAAGTCCATAGCCATTCTGGATTGATGCTTGATACATTACATTCCATCAATGTGACCTTCCTCCTCATGAAGTACGAATTCAAGAAGATCCATTAATGATAATAGTTTTCATAAATAATATTGGTACTAAATATACTCTCATTGATatagacataatgctctgaccaaAATGTTAAGGGAAAAGCttgacaaaacaattttatttgaaAGAACAACAACATCAAAGATGTGAGAACATGTCACACCTACACTACAACATGCACACAAACATTGTATGACACAAATGGTAACAACAACAAGAATAACATAACCATTGCACAAGCAAGGTGACACTATATAAGACTTACAATCATGGGACAAATCCACTATAATGAACCTATGAGATAAGGAAAAACACCTAATCAACGATCGACTACTAAACCGTGATTGTGTTCTCTTGCAATGTCACACAAGAATAGGATGAGGGAATCATCAACATCCAATCTACACCTAGACACACTTAACAATTCTACAACATCCACACAAACTCACATGAATTGGGGAGTGAAAAGGAGCCAATGCACCTCCATAACATGACACAACTATTGATTGAAACAAGGAGTagaacaaattcatattcacttcCAATAAACTCAACAAGACCTTGGAAAACAACATCCAACTCAAGCACTAACCTACACAAGAGGTTGTCTAACCAAGACGTACCAACCCTCCACACAATGAAATGATGATAGTCCACTTCAAGACAATAACACACTTACCAAGGCAAAGAGATGTCATAAGTCTTAATGTATATAACTTATTGATGAAATGACAATTTGGGAAGACTCTAGAGGTCAAGGGCTCAAAAGAAATTTATGTATAAGGTTTTTTTGGGAAACAATAAAAAAACTTGATAAATAACAATAAATAGGTCACCGGAGGACACTAGTGCCCAAATAAGATAAAAACACCCCACAAAAACACTAACACCTAAGTGGAACACTGACACTCAAGTATAAGTTTTCaaatttgatattgtattcctATTTTAGTGTCAAGAGTCCCAAACTAGTGTTGTAATCATGGGCTAACATTGACATCTTGACCATTGAGTAAACCCGAGCTAGGATTTAGTCCCCAACGTGTTGAGCCCATAGGAGCTACCAACAAGgacatataatcaaaattttactTCAAAAATGATAAACATGACCAGGAGTCCATAGCCATCCTAGATCACATATTTGCAAAACACATGAGCCCATAAAGTGAGTGGGTCATGCCCCAGCTTTACCTGCCCCCTTGGTCTTTCTGCTGCTCCTCTTTTTCTCGCCTTTCCCCTGCCTTCCCCGTGTTCAACCAGACACTTCCATTTGGTTTCCCTTTCACGTTCTCTTTCTCACACTTGTCCTTGAAATGTCTTCATTTTTATGATGTGATTCCAACCCTGGTTTAAAACAATAGGTGCAGTTTTGAAGCTGGTTTGAATTGTTTAGGTACAACTGATTCTCATTTAATATAATCAATTATGATCACGAATTCAAGTTGATTTGGCTTCAATGAGTAGTTCTTCGTATGTTTCTGTgagaaatattataatttatatgttATGTTTTGTTTTGTCCAGAAGGGTAAAGTCTTAGTTAATGTTGGATATTTAgtatattttattgaattatattataattatttgtaTCTTATGTTGCATTATCATTTTAGAGAGTAATGTATTAATGTTTGAAATCTTAATTTAGATATAAGTATTTATATTTTTGTTTGTCATATTATTAAATTTGTTCATATATGATGAATAGATCAAGGGGTTTTACTAGAATTCAAGGTAAAAAGTTAGCCAACTTCTCTATCCCTGTCTAACaatttctaacaatgcttctaaatACCACCATTCATAGATATTAAAGGCAAGCATGAATCTTAAAAACCAAAGTGCAAAGATCAAGACTAAAAATCAAGTTCAAAATTCCAAATACAAGATAGAAGACACAAATGTGAGACTTAACAAAATAGAGCATATATTATTTCTCAATCTATTGAATCTTCAAAATTATAATTCTCATTGTcaaaattagaattgatttataaAGCATGAGTTACAACAAAACATCCTCTTGTTGCATCCAAAGGTAAGTATCCCTTATCCTCTTTatgaattttataatatattttactaTTATTTCTAAAATTGGTTATTTTATtgtataataatgtttataattttgTAAATAGGAATCAcgcaaaagaaaaaaaatgtaacaACCTCAAATAATATTGGTCTTCAATATTTtttccaagtcctctaatagtttTGACAACTTCATCCACACAAAGAAGATAGGTTGTGACATTTTCAAGCTCTTGAACTATCTTCTATGAGATTTGACCTTAGCCTTCTTCACCTTATCATCACCTTCATAGATGTTATGAAGCTTATGCCAAATCTCTTTTGTTGATCTAATATGCATTACCTTGACAAAATCTAATTTCGATAGACCACACGTGATAACATTTATGGCTTTTGTATTGTTTTCAGTAGCCTTATTTCCAACCTAATCTGTCCATGGAGATAATCAATTTGTATAACAATTCATTATTGATTTCTAGATATCAAAGCCAACAACCAAATTAGATAAGTTCGCATCCTTATGCTCTAGAACGCATATTTTGTTCCATCAAAAAATAGAGCTCTATTTGAGGAGAAACCTTTTTGACTAGTGATGTGTGCTCCTAAGATCTACCTTCTAACAGTTACTCTACTTTTGAAAGaacatgctctaataccaattgatgagaaCACACTTATACTAAGaagggtggtgaattagtataagattttttttttcttatttacaaCTTAACAACCACAGTAATAATAAACACACAAGATCCTCACAATTAATAACACAAGGTTCATATGGAAACCCTTTCAAAGACAAACCACAAAGAAGGAATGCTAggatctactatccaaatccaACCACAAACAAAATAAAATGTTCTTACAATATTTGTAAGCACCAACTgactagagacaccaatctctaCTTATAGAATTTGTAGGCACAAACCTACTAGGGACACCAATCTCCACAACTAAGAACCAAAGATCAACAAGAGACACTAATCTCTTCTTGACGAGGTACCAACCTCTTCTGCAATGTTTCACCTTCTGGATGTTGCTTCTTCAATAATGATGAACACATTTTTCTACAATCTCAATGTTCACAAAATTTGCTCTGCATTAAATCTTCTCTACATCAAATTTTCTCTGCTTTGTATTCAAATTATAAATCATTACACACAACATGCTAAATCACAAAATCACTTCACCTTTTTATACCACTTCACACACAAAATTTAAGTGCATTAAACACATAGgtaaatgataaaaaatgaatcATAATATTAAAATTTCCATGAGTCTACTTTCAATTACACctcttttaaaataataaaatttcatGAGTCGACCTCCATTTACACctctttcaaaataaaaaaattccacaATTTAACCAAATAATTGAAGCCAATATTtaacaaacaatctcccaaaatttgacatcaacaacctttgtcattaataaaAATATTTCTAACAATCTTACTCCAACATCAATGACtacatttccaacaatctcccatctTAAAAAAACATACAGTTTAACATAAATGATAACATTTACAAcatatctctctatttcactcatAACAGTATTTATTTCTTTATAGTTATCATTTTTATTCTACTAGTCTTCTTGTACTACTCCATCATTCAATGAGTAGATGCCACATATATTCTCTCCTTCCTTGATTCTTTCCTCACTCCtaagaaaaaaaaatagagcaTCATAAATGCCATGTAAGAACCTATGAGCATCATAAATATTATGTAAGAACCTAGACAATCTTTGCAATTTCACACTTGATCATGTATAtttaaaacattccaagaaaataaatttttatttgaatAGGGTGTGTCAAATTGTCAATTAGTATATTACTtctattaaatatcatatttattaTAAGCTAGTTGTGTTTTACCAAAAGCACTAAGATGGTTAATTTATTTGAAATAATTTTTGGAAGAGATCAAACTAACAAATGAGTTGATTGTGCAACAATGCTTGCATGAAATGGTCATAACTAAAAATGATAGACAATTTGATAAATAGGATGATGGATTAATCAAGAAATTCTAGATTTGACCATTAGCCCTATGAAATCGAGCAATTCAATGTAGGGAGATATATAGTGAACTAGAAAACATGCAAATGAATGTTATGGTGTAGAAATCTATTGGTACATACATATACCCAATGTCAATGGCTACAAACCTTTTATATAACCCAAGATGTTGCTTATGCTTATGATAAGGCATCCATATCCATAAAAGGCATCAAGACAAAGACCAATTTATTCTATAGAATCTTAGAGACATGCAATTTCATGTCCAACTAGGTTTTGTTGCcctgtccactttctagcctacaTCCAAATTAGACTATTTTTATGTTCGATCCAATAATATATGGTAATTAAAGCATCAAGAATTAGATAAAAATAAATATGGAAGTGAAAAATGCACCTTAATGCTATAAAATCAAATAATTTTGCAACTACAAGGAAATATAGAGGTGTTAGACAATGATCGTGGGATCATTCTGTTACAAAATTAATGGATTCCAACTCTACatttgatagtatagaagaggttGCTTATGCTTTTGACATTGTTTCCATATCAATGAGAGGCATCAAGCTAATTACAATTTTCTTGCATATGAATTCATATCTATGTAAATTCCTTTCTAACCAACCTATTCTGCTttggcatattgctaaattatttGTAGATTATTCTAACCCTACCAAGATGTTCCAAGTGATTTGTCTTATTATAAAACTAAGAATTTAACCATGAAACATTTTGCATTagaagctaaaacacacaaatttGGTGacatatttataaacaatttcatgcTATCTTCAATGTAAATGATAGGGGAGACTCATCGATTGCTTAGAGGTTCTTTAAATAATTTATGATTAATTGCATCTCTTCTTATGAATCTTACCACTAGAAACACCAAGATTGCCATTGAAATCCCTTTGCACAAGAATATTCATTCACTAGCACTAGCCTCAAACTTAAGACAATTCCTTCATTTGGCAACTAAATTTAGTAATCCTATAATATGTCATCAAAATACAATTTTTCAAGAATTTATCATTTCATGTTCCTAACTCCAATCCTGTAGTGCTCAATTTTCTTTTCACACTAACAACATTTCCAGTACAATCCCTATAAATAATCTTGTCACACCCACTTTGCAAAACAAAGTTCAAAACTAATGTCTTTTTCATTTCTTGGAAGACTCCAACACTACTACACCATCTAAGATTTTTAGCCCAATTCTAACAAAACAATTCACTTTCATCATTGAAACTCTTATTGTTAAGAATTCCCatatagattttggtttatttgatcaagtaatccaaaaaaaattcatcaatctAACCCCCAAAACAACAACATTTAGTGTTATATTAGCCTTCCATTTATGACTACTACCACCATTCTCATAGTTAGCACTAATAATATTACATGTCAGTTTTATATTTTTCTCATAAAAAAACTAATGCATTAAAATTATCAATGTATGTACTTATCAGTAGCAATAAGTATAATTCAAAAAATTTGTCATGCATGTTGTTAAATATAAATGTTCTAATTCCAATAATGACATGCATGTTGTTGAACACAAATGCTCTAATTCCATTATCTCAATGTTGTTGAACATGAATGTTCTAATTCCACTATCAACAATTTAGACAACCTTCTATGAAAGATTTTACAGCAAAAGAACTAAGAAATAGTCGATATGAACATTTAAAACTTAAGGACTTCAATCACAATGAACAAGATTAGTTTTTTAtctatttcctcttcttttttccTCAATAGGAtatacattctaaaacaaaagatCAACCCCCACAAATCAATCCCTTTTCTATCAAAtctgttaaaaaaaaatttaacagaAATATCATAACTCCAACTAAATTATCAAATATagtaacaataattataatttaataatatatgtCATACATGTTAAAAAGAAATGCTCTAATTCCACTATCAACAATTTAGACAATCgtctttaaaagattttaaaaaactaaataaataaaaaatataaaaaataaaaaaattgatattacCACTGAAAAAACTTCAATCACAATGAACAAGATTGCTTTTTCATCTCTGTCTCTTTTATATTTTAATCTCAATGAAACACCAACTCTAAAACAAAAGGTCAACCTCCACAAATCAATCCCATTTCCATCGAATCTGTTAAAACAGAATTAAATACAAGATCACAACTCAAACCAAATCACAGATCGACATAGACCTGAATGCAAAACGTATGTCCAGGCCTTATTTATTCTGTCACCTGCAAACAAATCTCTTTGAAGGATGAAAGCTAATCAATCGTTTTGCAAATTAGAAAAACAATCAGAGATAAAACGAAATCCTAGCTTAGAAAGTCCATCGATAGCAGCGAGTGACAGCTGTGCATGATCTGCGGTATGGATTTACAGCTCCACCACCTCTTCCCCAACAGTTGCGAGAATAATATGATCTTCCTGAGCGTGGACGACATGGTATTCGATCTGCACTCAGTGCTCCATAACTTATGTAGTAACGCCTACCCCACAGTTCCCTCCCATGTCCCTCCTCTTCACACTCCCCACTGCTTGCATCACACATCTCGTCTTGAATACCCACATCAAATGCCGATATCTCATTCGCTCTGTTCACCTCACCCTCAACTAAAACACAAGCAAGCAGTACAACGCAGATAGTTGCAAGTGTTGCTGTGTACATCAATCCTCTTGTGCCCATTGTAAGCTGCTGTAGATCTCCTTTGGCTCAGTAAAGAACACTAGTTTTTGTAGGGGAGAGAACCTGTGCAGGGATCTGGGCACAGTCAAATATATTGATGGGAAGGGAATGAAGTAACTGCCAAGTAAGAAAGTAGGGAAATGTGATTGTTTAGGGACTTAATTCTGTTACACCCACAAACCGATGGTGCACTCATGAATATGACTGTGTTACACTTCTACCAATTCATACAGAACGATAGGAATCGCCCATGTTTCCAGTCTGTTGTCAAACTATGTTTAATAGAGGTAAAAGAATTTGGAAAACTTTTGTCTTAGACAGCGAGGATTGGTGTAACAGCTATAAAAGACCAAAAATATTATCAGATTTTAGAGAACTTTTATGTATTTTGATAAGCATTAACAGTtaatttgatttgttttcaatgaaGTTACTGATGATTATTTGTGCCCCGAGAAAAAGGAAAGAACGGGCTATTGGGGAATCAAGGTTTGATAATAAAAACAGGGAAAATAACTAACTTAAAGAGTGAAGTGGCTAGTACATTGATTTTGAGGTGTTGAAGGCAACAACTCTCACATGTGAAGAAGAGTTTCGAAGCATTGGAGTCCTCCTTTAGAAAGATATAACTTATGATGACAGA includes:
- the LOC131039044 gene encoding protein RALF-like 34, whose translation is MGTRGLMYTATLATICVVLLACVLVEGEVNRANEISAFDVGIQDEMCDASSGECEEEGHGRELWGRRYYISYGALSADRIPCRPRSGRSYYSRNCWGRGGGAVNPYRRSCTAVTRCYRWTF